From Nitrospira sp., a single genomic window includes:
- a CDS encoding IS3 family transposase — protein sequence TAEIYDYIELFYNRTRRHSHLSGVSPEAFEAVSERA from the coding sequence CCACCGCCGAGATCTATGATTACATCGAACTGTTCTATAATCGCACTCGTCGGCACAGCCATCTGAGCGGGGTCAGTCCGGAGGCGTTTGAAGCCGTGTCGGAACGGGCTTAA